The following nucleotide sequence is from Drosophila simulans strain w501 chromosome 3L, Prin_Dsim_3.1, whole genome shotgun sequence.
TGTGAGGTAATTGCTGCGTTTTTAGCCGCGTTTTGTGAATTCCTCAAAATGTTACGTATTGCTGAACAAAACATGCTGGAGGAGTTGCCAGACTGCGCCAGCAGTATGTTGTCAATGTTTCTAAATATGGCATGCTAGCTAGAAATAgctaaaattatattttgaatctCTGCtgatataaaaacatatttgtttttattgttagcTACAAAGGTTTAATGgaaatttttgaataaaaatgcactatctatatctaaattctttagttttttttaatattcttggtatattttttaatccGACGGTATATGTTAACGGCTACAAGCACGGTCACACTAGGTCTGATCTTGGATTTATTTTGGTGTGAAAATTCCGGAGCATAAAAACAGAAGAAGCCTTTGTATATGCAAAACACCTGAGGAGAGCCGATAATTCCAAGTCAGCCACCTGTTGAACATTAGTCAATCGCCGCATAATGGACAAGCTGCGTCGCGTTCTGAGTGGAGATGAGCCCACTCCGGAGGAGGAGAGCAGTATCATTACACAGGTGAAGAAGTTTTCTAGTGGGACTGATCTCACTAAGCACCTTAACTAATTCCGGCTGGAGgaattatgattatgatgtgGCTTAAGAGCTAGCCACTGGCAACGCCCCCCTCGATCACATGGCTTCCCAAGCCGTGTGACGCTTATCAGGGCATTTAGTTAATATCAATCAATTACATACATGTGctgttaaaataatagcactactgcaggttgaaagttgatttcctaaaaaaaggtattgaatgtttattttttttaaagtctgattgcatgaataataagtaccatatgttgtctctctaagcaagaaattttgactTTCTAaatgtaacggttctttttgttttgggcactttctgcaaaagtGAGGCGaaatgaggcggtaacaaaaatagcactgaccacgtttttgctgaataaaattaataggagtgattgctttgggtttttttttcgacaaattttgaaaaaaggagttgcattaaaggttttaattgaatttttttcgaaagaagtccaaaaattctctagttatgggtctgggaaagcattttaccgtcgaaaaaaggaatttgattaaaaacatgatctcTGAAGGTAAAACTTACGCTAAAATGGGacggttttttggtttttcaaacaatatgaACCGCAATGCATTGCTGTTTGTCGAAAAGAACGAAACACGTGGAAAAAACCCCTTAATGTCCAACGTGGAGTtcaagcgcttggttcggcaaagcaagaaggagccttttaagccggcCACGaaactgaagaaggagcttcagATAGCTGAAAGCGTGGAAACAGttcgcaaacacttaagacaaaacaaccttaatgtgtgcagtcccagaaaagtccTGCTTCTGACTGcgaagcatgtggcaaagcgaatcgaatatgccaagatacgcaaggactggcctgtggagaagtAGCGCCACAtttttgtggtcagatgagagcaaaattgtgttttttggttggaaaggcTCTCGGGGGATCCAACATCATGGTATGGAcgtgcttttcatactatggagtagatccgattcatatgattcaaggcatcatggatcagcacatttacacagGTATCCcggaaaatgtgatggcgccatatgccgaggatgaaatgccgttttttgggacatttcaacaggataacgacccaaaacacacgaggaagaaggctcgaaagtggtttgagcagaaatcgatccgagtaatgatcagtcacccgacttgaatccaatcgaaaaactttgtgcggacgtgaaaaaaaggtttctgaagccaagcccaaccataacgaggaactttggattcatgggggatcgaggatcaaggattcatggagcaaaattcctcaaaaacggtaccaggacttggtggactccatgccaagaggatgcgcagctgtcattgcctacaatggtcacgcaaccaaatattaagattctttaaacatagttcttaagatataatctatttgttgaactcttattttatttttttagttagttttagcaaaatacgagaaacagtgctatttttgttaccgcctaaatttggaggtttttttttgttttaccaattatttttaaaatatccattagatctgttaccaattttattatttcaattgaaaatcattgtagtatttaagattagtggaaaaaattttgaaaaaatgtcagcttttggtgctattattgttaccgcaactgtaCGCAGATCAACGACATGTCCACTTTGAGCTGGTCCACTCGGATCAAGGGATTCATCATCTGCTTCGCCTTGGGCATCTTACTTTCCATACTCGGCTCGGTCGCCCTATTTCTGCACAGAGGCATTGTGGTCTTTGCGGTCTTCTACACCCTAGGAAACATCATCTCGATGGCCAGGTGAGCGCGTTGCTGGTTCCAATCGTACTTCACACAGGCCGGCTAATGAGTCTCTCTTCTCCGGTTTCAGTACCTGCTTCCTCATGGGTCCCTTCAAGCAGATCAAGAAAATGTTCGCGGAAACCCGGCTGATCGCCACCATCATCGTGCTCGTCATGATGGTCCTGACGTTCATCGCTGCTATCGTGGTAAGGCGTCCATGTTCAAATCGAAGATACCACAATTATTTAGGGTTCGGTCTTTAATTTGCTCGTTGAATGCTTTTGGATCTTTTACTTAAAGTTACTTTCATAGCGATAGCATGACGATTTTGCTTGCAGGTTTTGTAGAGAACTTTTCCTTTAtgtttaaactttaaagttaTCCAATGAAATTGCGTGCAAGAACATGAACTTACATACAGTAAAGTTAAATTATAGCTTTTAGCattttactttaatatttataacacAGTTTCACATGCCCTAACATTTAAATTCTGAATATTGGTTCACTTTTTATTACTTGAACTAAAAAAACAGTACGAGACAATCGATGTGTGGgcttaatttgttattatttgtatttgattggcatttttgtgtttgtttttagtgGAAAAAGGCGGGACTCACGCTTATATTCATTATCATACAATCTCTGGCCATGACCTGGTACTCGCTGTCTTACATCCCCTACGCCCGCGATGCGGTCAAGAAGACCATGTCGGCAATTCTGGAGGTCTAGAATCAGATGCGCTTCTGTACATAACTCGAGAAAAGCCAGATTGGTTTGTAGCTTAAGCTAAGACAATTGAATCGCTTGTATTGTATTAACCTAGCACTAGAACATAGAATGTCCTTTATATTCTCTTATTAACAAGTAATTCCATTTTgtctttttaataaatatatatatatatatatatcttttatacatatatatatatttacatgttatgtatttaatttaatcagtACAGTTTTCTTTagtgtatgtacataattcTCTTctctgttttggtttttaatttaaagaatgGCCCGATCCACTTTGCTTCTGCAGCTTTCAAGTTTATTTATAGCAACTTCTTATTTTagtttcttctctttttgcgGCGACAATTTACCtagaaaagtgaaatgaaaaattgtaGATCAAAAGTAGCAGATATAAAAGTTAACAATAACTGGCTAgactattttaattttaatatcgTAGTGCATGATGTTGGGTGCATCAATGGAATTGCTCCTTGGCGATTGTGCTTTTTTGTGGCAATGCAATCCGCGGAGAATCGGAGAAGgagaaagagacagagagGGGAGAAACGCAAGGAGAATTTAAATTGAGAGCAAATTGAGTTGAGAAAACAGTGTGGTTAACCATAAATTGAGCCAATAGCAAAGAAAGTCAGTGAGCGCAAAAAAGAAAGTTAGTTGGTAAGGCAGGCAACATTAAAGGGACTGAAGTGTAGAGTATAAGCCACAATTAAGCAAATGCCAGTTGTATTTCTTAAACAATTCAATAGTTATCCTAGTTTCCGAGTTATACAAATGATCCATCTTATACATGAACAGACATTTTGAACAACCCAACACAATTCAAggaatatgtttatattttatccTTCACCATCACCCCATTTAATGTTGCTTGCAGTTGTTAAATGGATATACATACCTTTCGAGGGCGATGATGAGCTGGCAGGACtagtttcttttctttttgcggGCGTCGATGAAACCTTTttcagctgccgctgctgaaATATTCAAGTGCACAATTAGCACATCTGCACAACTTAAGTTGAATTCCAATTAGCTCTTACCTGCCAGTAAACCGCGAGGTAGACAAATGCCACCGAGATTATTACTTGGACAGTCAGCCACAGGACAATGTTGATGGCTTGCGTGCGCTCAAACAACTCCTTGCCATTCTTGATGCACAGAATAGCTTCGGAGACCATGATGGCGCCGTAAACCCAACACTGGGTGCCGACTCTCTTGCAGCGTGTGTCGGTGACATACACGTAATATTGCCTAAAACGCAGAGTATCAATTGAAATGAGGATATAAGATAAATggttaaaagaaaaacataccTAACCGAAGGCGCCACAAACAGACCGATGAAAATGAGACGACCTATGACAATGAAGTGATCTGGTGGCATCTCAAAGATGTGCTTCAAGAAGAATGTGTTCAGCTCGGTGACCTGCCAGAAGATCACTAGCTGAATGACGGCGGCAAATCTCATCGCCGTGGACTTGGGATCCAGCCAGCGAATGGCCGACCAGCTCTCGGGCGTAAACTGCAGCATGGCACGCTTGATTTTGCCCGTTGTGGTGGATATGTCCTTAATACTGGCCCACTTGTACTCGCGCATCTCCAGAATCTGGCAGATCTTCAGACCCATCCAAATGCCGAGACCGTTGCAGATGATCACATCCAGGATGAGTGCGTCCCACCAGCACTCGATGAAGTTGGGCAGCAGGTGCGCAAAGGTTATTTCGGTAATCTCCCACATCACGGAAATGGCCCACAGAATACCCATGTGACGGATCAGGATGGCCTTGAAGGCCCAGCCCAAGAAGTGACCCCAGGCAAAGACGTCCAAGTGGCCTTTAACGCGATCCCAACTGATGTCCGAGCAATTGACGCCATACTCCTAGAAATTATGAAATCGTTGGTTACATATTGGGCAGTTCATAGTGACGAAGAAGGACTTACCTTTTCCATATCTATGTGGAAGTTCTTCAACTTTGGATCGATCCAGTAGAATATGCTCCTGATGGTCGGGTAGTTTTGGAACATCAGGAATTGTAGCGTCAGCAGGTACAGCACAGAGCATCCGAATAATATCCGCCAGACGGCGGGATGGGGTCGTGTGAAGGGTCCATTGGGAAATGCAATCACCGAGACGATCAGAAAGAAGAACACAATGCAGAGGAGGCCGGCCCAGAGATTCTCGTCCACGTTCGCCTCGTTTCTGTAACGAAAGCGCATTGCTAAGTGGATGATCTTGGCTTCCATTAGCGCTACTATTTCAGTCATAGTATTCCTTATCAGCATAGCACGTTTTTCGATGGGGTTTGGGGGTCAATGGCACGATTAAGTGAACGTCGAGTACATTACGTATGTTCCTTAGGCGATTCTACTTTTATATACTGTTCGCTAGTCTagcgcatatatatattttattttttgtttttggcttttttaaaCCTTCGGCTGTCTGAGTTGACACTTTTGGCAGAGTATTCGTGATATTTTTAAGTGCTTAACCCCTGTACAACAACTGATGGGTGAACTAAGAAGGCACATGGTGCAgatttttgattaaaaattatgatttcATCGAAAGTTTTTCGAAGATAAGGGACTTGACAGGACATAGGTGAATAACTAGTGAAATCCAATCATTTTTGATGAACTGTCtattaatattatacaaaatgaTGTAATTCAAGTATTTGAAATGAACGTGTTCGCCAATGAAACCTTTTgtagaataataataataattggtTCTATCTCGCTAACAGCCAATGCAAATAAACTATTGTTACCAAGGGGATTTACTACAGACCAGTTATGTAATACTGATAAGGGTTAGGCCCAGTACTATAGTTCTAAACGTACCTCTCATAGGAAGTAATCAGTAATGACAGAAATGGATTTACAAACTCTTCCTTATCTAAAGATTCAGTTTGTTCAAGGAAAGTccaatataatatattataatttaaactaCAAACtcccaacttttttttttgatgaaTTTTTGATGAAGCTAACGAGGGCACAAAACCCGCATAAACACCCAATGGGTTAACAAGCAATCTCAGCTGACAAAGGCAAAGTTCTAAGATCGAAATGAATACAAGCGAACCGATGGCGAGTTTTCAATGAAGTTGCGTAGCATCCAGGATCGAATAACCTTCATTGGTGTGTTACCAGAAATCCTTTGCATACTAACTAAGCCTTCCTTTGCCAGAGATCACAATGGGTTTCCCTGCGGGCTCATGGGCTCCTCTACTCACCTGACGAACGCAAAGTACATGACGGCCAGCACCGAAACAGCCAGCAGGGTGATGGTGTGTGGCTTGTAGAAGAAGTCCAGCGATATGTCGTCCACGGGACGTTCGTTGACGATCACGAATGTCTGGGCGATCTCGTCCTTGCGTTTTCTGCGTGCGCCCGcactgctgccactgccatcGCTGCCATCCCGTCgcttggtgggcgtggccggggcaCTGGCCGCGCCCGACTTGTAGGCGGGGTGATCCCGCTCAGCAtcgccggcggaggaggagctggtggcCAGTAGCGCGTCGCCCGACGAGGTCGGTGTGCCACGTGAATTAGTGCGCTTCTTCATCGCCCAACTACAAATTCGATTATCAAATGTAGGCGGGTGGCGTGATGTGGTTGTTGTTAGGTGGTTGGTGGCtcggaat
It contains:
- the LOC6738881 gene encoding vesicle transport protein SFT2A, giving the protein MDKLRRVLSGDEPTPEEESSIITQINDMSTLSWSTRIKGFIICFALGILLSILGSVALFLHRGIVVFAVFYTLGNIISMASTCFLMGPFKQIKKMFAETRLIATIIVLVMMVLTFIAAIVWKKAGLTLIFIIIQSLAMTWYSLSYIPYARDAVKKTMSAILEV
- the LOC6738882 gene encoding phosphatidylserine synthase isoform X2, with amino-acid sequence MKKRTNSRGTPTSSGDALLATSSSSAGDAERDHPAYKSGAASAPATPTKRRDGSDGSGSSAGARRKRKDEIAQTFVIVNERPVDDISLDFFYKPHTITLLAVSVLAVMYFAFVRNEANVDENLWAGLLCIVFFFLIVSVIAFPNGPFTRPHPAVWRILFGCSVLYLLTLQFLMFQNYPTIRSIFYWIDPKLKNFHIDMEKEYGVNCSDISWDRVKGHLDVFAWGHFLGWAFKAILIRHMGILWAISVMWEITEITFAHLLPNFIECWWDALILDVIICNGLGIWMGLKICQILEMREYKWASIKDISTTTGKIKRAMLQFTPESWSAIRWLDPKSTAMRFAAVIQLVIFWQVTELNTFFLKHIFEMPPDHFIVIGRLIFIGLFVAPSVRQYYVYVTDTRCKRVGTQCWVYGAIMVSEAILCIKNGKELFERTQAINIVLWLTVQVIISVAFVYLAVYWQQRQLKKVSSTPAKRKETSPASSSSPSKGKLSPQKEKKLK
- the LOC6738882 gene encoding phosphatidylserine synthase isoform X1, whose product is MKKRTNSRGTPTSSGDALLATSSSSAGDAERDHPAYKSGAASAPATPTKRRDGSDGSGSSAGARRKRKDEIAQTFVIVNERPVDDISLDFFYKPHTITLLAVSVLAVMYFAFVRNEANVDENLWAGLLCIVFFFLIVSVIAFPNGPFTRPHPAVWRILFGCSVLYLLTLQFLMFQNYPTIRSIFYWIDPKLKNFHIDMEKEYGVNCSDISWDRVKGHLDVFAWGHFLGWAFKAILIRHMGILWAISVMWEITEITFAHLLPNFIECWWDALILDVIICNGLGIWMGLKICQILEMREYKWASIKDISTTTGKIKRAMLQFTPESWSAIRWLDPKSTAMRFAAVIQLVIFWQVTELNTFFLKHIFEMPPDHFIVIGRLIFIGLFVAPSVRQYYVYVTDTRCKRVGTQCWVYGAIMVSEAILCIKNGKELFERTQAINIVLWLTVQVIISVAFVYLAVYWQQRQLKKVSSTPAKRKETSPASSSSPSKAQSPRSNSIDAPNIMHYDIKIKIV